A genomic region of Rhipicephalus sanguineus isolate Rsan-2018 chromosome 3, BIME_Rsan_1.4, whole genome shotgun sequence contains the following coding sequences:
- the LOC119387614 gene encoding syntaxin-8 → MFKMALSGADPWLTAYDACETKRREIMGLIMQRNQHGRQTAAYVQTTAKARQMIRQYIVDATRLQEDLSRNTLLITTGEVERRQYMANTLLNKGRELDALLNSKAPAPGQPGRQELFGTELSSVSEGGWNGEETEATQNLSVGEIRQQQQRILREQDKGLEGLSHVLGRQKEMAIGFNEELNLHNEIIDDISEHTDRMRERLIKETRNVAVVDKKSGTCWYWVVIVLLMVAIIVVAAVKF, encoded by the exons ATGTTCAAAATGGCGCTCAGTGGGGCCGATCCGTG GCTTACGGCTTACGATGCCTGCGAGACAAAAAGAAGAGAAATTATGGGCCTCATCATGCAACGGAACCAGCACGGGCGGCAGACCGCTGCCTATGTGCAG ACCACTGCCAAGGCACGCCAAATGATTCGACAGTACATTGTGGATGCAACCAGGCTCCAGGAGGACCTATCCAGGAATACACTGTTAAT CACCACTGGAGAGGTGGAGCGGCGCCAATACATGGCCAACACGTTACTAAACAAAGGGCGTGAACTTGACGCATTGCTCAACAGCAAAGCACCTGCACCTGGCCAACCTGGGAG GCAAGAGCTTTTTGGCACTGAACTTTCTAGTGTGAGCGAGGGTGGTTGGAATGGAGAAGAAACTGAAGCCACACAGAATCTCAGTGTGGGTGAAATCAGGCAACAGCAGCAGAGGATACTTAGAG AACAAGACAAAGGTCTTGAAGGCCTTTCACATGTTTTGGGTCGGCAAAAAGAAATGGCCATTGGCTTCAACGAAGAGCTCAACCTTCACAATG AGATCATTGACGATATATCTGAACACACTGACCGCATGAGGGAGCGCCTtataaaagaaacaagaaatgtaGCTGTAGTGGATAAAAAGTCTGGA